The following coding sequences lie in one Arachis stenosperma cultivar V10309 chromosome 5, arast.V10309.gnm1.PFL2, whole genome shotgun sequence genomic window:
- the LOC130980666 gene encoding uncharacterized protein LOC130980666 yields the protein MKNRGEAIKKLESQVGYLSEKMPRPTDSFPSDTEKNPRGEAKKVRWEDCNMVTTNDKETEDKPSKLSEQPENTLVEKEKKDQQEPEISQQELLRLYAPFPQLLKGAVGKRMYSRFLDSFASLNANIPFIKVIQQMPAFIKYMKELLPRKSSLKGSQTIVMNKDCSTLIQTQLPAKRKDPGSFHVPCAIGETNFDRALCDLGASINLIPLSLVKRLQINEILPTDVVIRLADKTQKQVVGMVENVLLKVGKYFLPTDFVILDMEESHLHPIILGRPFLATARALIVVEKGELILRIHDEQLSFSVFELSLEKDEEDKEPSKGHHEILKEEASTEAQPAHPEIHWVDGQGQQQVPQVKEKLEEPKPPEVCEDINKSSSKKVATRSKKTAPGAKKKVPRGWRNKKIPTEEFSPGDKVISAYFTDIPPNLSTVPSQLPKVFTINRVLSLEHVEIIDTTNGYKSTARGEDFKHYQPP from the coding sequence ATGAAGAATCGGGGGGAAGCAATCAAGAAGCTGGAATCCCAAGTGGGATATTTGTCTGAGAAGATGCCCAGACCCACTGATAGCTTCCCAAGTGACACGGAGAAGAATCCGAGAGGTGAAGCGaagaaagtaagatgggaagaCTGCAATATGGTCACTACAAATGACAAGGAGACTGAAGACAAGCCAAGCAAGCTGTCAGAACAACCTGAAAATACCTTAgtagagaaggagaagaaagacCAACAAGAACCAGAAATCTCACAACAGGAGCTGCTGAGACTATATGCACCATTTCCTCAACTGCTAAAGGGTGCTGTGGGAAAGAGAATGTACTCAAGGTTCTTAGACTCGTTTGCATCTTTGAATGCGAACATACCATTCATCAAGGTCATTCAGCAAATGCCAGCATTCATCAAGTATATGAAGGAACTACTTCCCAGGAAGAGCTCACTCAAGGGGAGCCAGACTATAGTGATGAACAAGGATTGCAGCACCCTCATTCAAACACAATTGCCTGCGAAAAGAAAAGACCCCGGGAGTTTTCATGTCCCTTGTGCTATAGGGGAAACAAATTTTGATAGAGCACTTTGCGatttgggagcaagcatcaacttaataccCCTATCCCTGGTAAAAAGGCTACAGATCAATGAGATACTACCTACAGATGTAGTCATAAGGCTGGCTGACAAGACTCAAAAGCAAGTAGTAGGAATGGTGGAAAACGTGTTGCTCAAAGTTGGAAAATACTTTCTCCCAACAGACTTTGTCATCCTGGACATGGAAGAGAGTCACCTGCACCCAATCATATTGGGGAGACCATTTCTAGCTACTGCTAGAGCACTCATAGTTGTGGAGAAAGGAGAGCTAATATTAAGGATCCATGATGAACAACTGAGCTTCAGTGTTTTTGAACTCTCACTGGAGAAAGATGAAGAGGATAAAGAACCGAGCAAAGGGCATCATGAGATACTAAAGGAAGAAGCAAGCACCGAAGCACAACCAGCTCATCCTGAGATTCACTGGGTTGATGGACAAGGCCAGCAGCAAGTGCCACAGGTCAAGGAAAAATTGGAGGAACCTAAGCCACCAGAAGTTTGTGAGGACATTAACAAAAGCTCATCAAAGAAGGTGGCCACCAGGAGTAAGAAAACAGCACCAGGAGCAAAGAAGAAGGTACCAAGGGGGTGGCGGAACAAGAAGATTCCTACGGAAGAATTCTCTCCAGGGGATAAAGTAATCTCAGCCTACTTCACAGATATCCCCCCTAATCTCTCCACTGTACCATCTCAGCTACCTAAGGTCTTCACCATCAACAGAGTTCTCTCCTTGGAGCATGTAGAGATCATTGATACAACCAATGGATACAAGTCCACTGCCAGAGGAGAAGACTTCAAGCATTACCAACCACCATAA